A region from the Gammaproteobacteria bacterium genome encodes:
- a CDS encoding sigma 54-interacting transcriptional regulator translates to MSRNKGRVLLVDDDPDVLKLLELRLKAAGFETVTAASGVEALARLEVDRPQAVLTDLRMEGMDGLELFEAIHERRPALPVLMLTAHGTIPDAVAATRGGVFAFLTKPFDGREVIEQVERAIRVGGGAGKEVVPCDEGQEWRRELVTRSPVMEELLCQARLVADSGASVLIRGASGTGKEMLAKAIHRASERRDQPFVAFNCAAIPETLMESELFGYAKGAFTGAARDTPGLFQAAHGGTLLLDEIGDMPASLQAKLLRVLQERQVRPVGSTRSVPVDVRVVSATHRDLEEEVRAGRFREDLFYRLNVVVLDIPPLAERREDIPLLASHFLSRFRGASRKQVEGFAPDAMELLVSAPWPGNARQLANVVEQAFALTTTPLIPATLVQRALRSQPADLPSLEEARADFEREYLSRLLKITQGNVSQAARLADRNRTDFYKLLRRHQLDPALFKPAGGLDDT, encoded by the coding sequence ATGAGCCGGAACAAAGGCAGAGTCCTGCTGGTCGATGACGACCCGGACGTCCTGAAGCTGCTGGAATTGCGGCTGAAGGCCGCCGGCTTCGAGACGGTCACCGCGGCGAGCGGGGTGGAGGCCCTCGCCCGGCTCGAGGTGGACCGGCCGCAGGCGGTGCTGACCGACCTGCGCATGGAGGGCATGGATGGGCTGGAGCTCTTCGAGGCGATCCACGAGCGCCGGCCCGCGCTGCCCGTGCTGATGCTGACGGCCCACGGGACCATCCCGGACGCGGTCGCGGCCACCCGGGGCGGCGTGTTCGCCTTCCTCACCAAGCCCTTCGACGGGCGCGAGGTGATCGAGCAGGTGGAGCGGGCGATCCGGGTAGGCGGCGGTGCCGGCAAGGAGGTGGTCCCCTGCGACGAGGGTCAAGAGTGGCGGCGGGAGCTGGTCACCCGCAGTCCGGTGATGGAGGAGCTGCTCTGCCAGGCACGGCTGGTGGCGGACAGTGGGGCGAGCGTGCTCATCCGCGGTGCGAGCGGCACCGGCAAGGAGATGCTCGCGAAGGCGATCCACCGGGCGAGCGAGCGCCGCGACCAGCCTTTCGTCGCCTTCAACTGCGCCGCCATCCCCGAGACGCTGATGGAGTCCGAGCTCTTCGGCTACGCCAAGGGGGCGTTCACGGGGGCGGCCCGCGACACGCCCGGGCTCTTCCAGGCGGCCCACGGGGGAACCCTCCTGCTGGACGAGATCGGGGACATGCCGGCCTCGCTCCAGGCGAAACTGCTGCGGGTGCTGCAGGAGCGGCAGGTGCGGCCGGTGGGCAGCACCCGGTCCGTGCCGGTGGACGTGCGGGTCGTCTCCGCGACTCACCGGGACCTCGAGGAGGAGGTCCGGGCAGGGCGGTTCCGGGAGGACCTGTTCTACCGCCTGAACGTGGTGGTCCTCGACATCCCCCCCCTGGCGGAGCGCCGGGAGGACATCCCTCTGCTCGCTTCGCACTTCCTCTCCCGGTTCCGCGGGGCGAGCCGCAAGCAGGTCGAAGGTTTTGCGCCGGACGCGATGGAGCTGCTGGTGAGCGCCCCGTGGCCTGGCAACGCTCGCCAGCTGGCCAACGTGGTGGAGCAGGCCTTTGCGCTCACCACGACCCCGCTCATCCCCGCGACCCTGGTCCAGAGGGCCCTGCGCTCCCAACCGGCGGATCTCCCGTCGCTGGAGGAGGCGCGGGCGGATTTCGAGCGTGAGTATTTGAGCCGCCTGCTCAAGATCACTCAGGGCAACGTGAGTCAGGCTGCCCGGTTGGCGGACCGCAACCGCACCGACTTCTACAAGCTGTTGCGCCGGCACCAGCTCGACCCCGCCCTGTTCAAGCCGGCGGGTGGACTTGACGATACGTGA
- a CDS encoding HAMP domain-containing histidine kinase, which produces MPAIRSIRPRSFLTLVFVGFLAVALPLLVAILFASLQVERLAGQSERAVYRTVQLTHGGRNLVDQLTGMERNMRQYLVLKDEARLAAYDKAHAELQGTVTYMLALESDPPARRRLYELAERERHLFETLRGQRLDAAASEAVVAEFVPLAELARQTLAEANASVGQGVEVLRQMAGQSQRFLVWQAAALVPLVVGLAALFLFLIARPLGQLDHAIRLLGDGELYTPIHVQGPQDLETLGERLDWLRTRLLELEEEKKSFLRHVSHELKTPLTALREGAELLAEQVLGPLTEEQREVTDILHNNALRLQKLIEDLLAFSRMPEVRSAEVRREPVRLDQLARSVVTDHRVGALARGLRFRLSVDPITVQGDRARLRALLDNLVSNAVKYSPRGGKIDIRVGEDTEGVALEVDDEGPGIPPEDRPRVFDAFYQGRNQPGGPVQGTGLGLAIARECAIAHGGEIRIIDGLAPGTHFRVTLPSALVTARAP; this is translated from the coding sequence ATGCCAGCTATCCGGTCCATCCGGCCGCGCTCCTTCCTCACCCTGGTCTTCGTCGGCTTCCTCGCCGTCGCGCTGCCGCTGCTCGTGGCGATCCTGTTCGCGTCGCTCCAGGTGGAACGGCTCGCGGGGCAGAGCGAGCGGGCCGTCTACCGGACGGTGCAGCTCACCCACGGGGGCCGCAATCTCGTGGACCAGCTGACCGGGATGGAGCGCAACATGCGTCAGTACCTGGTCCTCAAGGACGAGGCGCGGCTTGCGGCCTACGACAAAGCCCACGCGGAGCTCCAGGGCACGGTGACCTACATGCTCGCCCTGGAGAGCGACCCGCCGGCACGCCGGCGCCTGTACGAGCTCGCCGAGCGCGAGCGCCACCTGTTCGAGACCCTGCGCGGGCAGCGTCTCGATGCCGCGGCCAGCGAGGCCGTGGTGGCGGAGTTCGTGCCGCTCGCCGAGCTGGCCCGCCAGACCCTGGCCGAGGCCAATGCCAGCGTGGGGCAGGGGGTCGAGGTCCTGCGGCAGATGGCGGGCCAGTCCCAGCGCTTCCTGGTCTGGCAGGCCGCCGCCCTGGTGCCGCTCGTGGTGGGCCTGGCGGCTCTCTTCCTTTTCCTCATCGCGCGCCCCCTCGGGCAGCTCGACCACGCCATCCGCCTGTTGGGCGACGGCGAGCTCTACACCCCCATCCACGTGCAAGGTCCCCAGGACCTGGAGACCCTCGGGGAGCGCCTCGATTGGCTGCGTACCCGTCTGCTGGAGCTCGAGGAAGAGAAGAAGTCGTTCCTGCGCCACGTCTCCCACGAGTTGAAGACGCCCCTGACGGCCCTGCGCGAGGGCGCCGAGCTGCTGGCCGAGCAGGTCCTCGGGCCGCTCACCGAGGAGCAGCGCGAGGTCACCGACATCCTCCACAACAACGCCCTGCGCCTGCAGAAGCTCATCGAGGACCTGCTCGCCTTCAGCCGCATGCCCGAAGTGCGCAGCGCCGAGGTGCGCCGGGAGCCGGTGCGCCTGGACCAGCTCGCCCGCTCGGTCGTGACCGACCACCGGGTGGGGGCGCTCGCCCGGGGACTGCGCTTCCGCCTGAGCGTCGACCCCATCACCGTGCAGGGGGACCGGGCGCGGCTGCGTGCACTTCTCGACAACCTGGTCTCGAATGCGGTCAAGTACTCGCCCCGCGGGGGGAAGATCGACATCCGGGTGGGCGAGGACACCGAAGGCGTCGCCCTGGAGGTCGACGACGAGGGGCCGGGCATCCCGCCGGAGGACCGCCCCCGGGTCTTCGACGCCTTCTACCAGGGCCGCAACCAGCCGGGCGGCCCGGTGCAGGGAACCGGGCTCGGTCTCGCCATCGCGCGGGAGTGCGCCATTGCGCACGGCGGAGAAATCCGCATCATTGACGGGTTGGCCCCCGGGACTCACTTCCGGGTCACCCTTCCGTCGGCGCTCGTCACCGCCAGGGCCCCATGA
- a CDS encoding EAL domain-containing protein — MTSTRLDRPHRRMVAPATDPIRALPETTRTSAARRDPAEFRPEQVRLLYAQSPAPLLASVFIAAVTAGVLAGPGPALPLLAWWVTLTVITVLRLWLFTAFRRQEPAQQLSGRWLTAYRLGGLAAGVAWGSLALFLDFGWPLSYQLLVYAMLVGVATAAVSNNGAVGSVYTAFLVPCLLPLTVRSLLAPEAVLVSMGVMLLILGVVLFSVSGSFEHTLLRSFALASDRARLLERVSRVNRELESETGDRMRAEAELLREKERAQVTLHSIGDGVVTTDTCGCVDYLNPSAERLTGWSLEEAKGQPLGKIYTLLDEATREPVGGLGETACQVDLVLQTREPQLLRRRDGEEFSVTQTVTPIRGPRGDTLGSVLVFRDVTETRSLARRLAYQASHDTVTGLLNRREFENRLAHALAVAQSESRQHICLYMDLDQFKIVNDTCGHAAGDDLLRQLAALMHGRLRESDALARLGGDEFGVLLEGCPLPQGIEIAEALRASVRDCRFLWEDKTFEIGVSIGIVAVTGERETVGSILSAADVACYAAKDLGRNRIHVYQDSDLDLARRHGEMQWVSRITQAIGEDRLELFCQDIVAVQTEDNLRHSVEILVRMRDERGELVSPAAFLPAAERYNLMPTIDRWVVHHCFRWLASQPSLEGVLLSINLSGTTLSDDNFLAFIREQFERFRVPHDTVCFEITETAAIANQATASQFIRELRAMGCWFALDDFGSGLSSFAYLKNLPVDYLKIDGSFVRDMLHDPYDRAMVAAINEVGHRMGIRTIAEFVENRETLHALADLGVDYAQGWALGKPAPLREASAAAFRGAADQQLSA, encoded by the coding sequence TTGACCAGCACGAGGTTGGATCGGCCCCACCGGCGCATGGTCGCACCCGCAACCGACCCCATTCGAGCGTTGCCGGAGACGACGCGGACGTCCGCGGCTCGCCGGGATCCTGCCGAGTTTCGCCCGGAGCAGGTCCGGCTCCTCTACGCCCAGTCCCCTGCCCCGCTCCTCGCCAGCGTGTTCATCGCCGCGGTCACCGCGGGCGTGCTGGCCGGTCCAGGGCCGGCCCTGCCGCTCCTTGCCTGGTGGGTGACGCTCACGGTGATCACGGTGCTCCGGCTCTGGCTGTTCACCGCATTCCGGCGCCAGGAACCGGCCCAACAGCTGAGTGGACGCTGGCTCACGGCCTACCGGCTCGGGGGGCTCGCCGCCGGCGTTGCCTGGGGATCGCTCGCCCTCTTTCTCGACTTCGGCTGGCCGCTGTCCTACCAGCTGCTCGTCTATGCCATGCTGGTGGGCGTCGCCACCGCAGCGGTCTCCAACAACGGCGCGGTCGGCTCCGTCTACACCGCCTTCCTCGTGCCCTGTCTGCTGCCCCTCACGGTACGCTCGCTGCTCGCCCCGGAGGCCGTGCTCGTCAGCATGGGGGTGATGCTGCTCATCCTCGGGGTGGTGCTGTTCTCCGTTTCCGGCAGCTTCGAGCACACCCTGCTACGCTCCTTTGCCCTCGCGAGCGACCGGGCGCGGCTGCTCGAGCGCGTCTCGCGCGTGAACCGGGAGCTCGAGTCCGAGACCGGCGACCGCATGCGCGCCGAGGCGGAGCTGCTGCGCGAGAAGGAGCGCGCGCAGGTCACGCTGCACTCGATCGGCGACGGCGTCGTCACCACGGACACTTGCGGCTGCGTCGACTACCTGAACCCGAGCGCCGAGCGCCTGACCGGGTGGAGCCTGGAGGAGGCGAAGGGGCAACCCCTGGGGAAGATCTACACCCTGCTCGACGAGGCCACCCGGGAGCCCGTCGGCGGGCTGGGGGAGACCGCCTGCCAGGTCGATCTGGTGCTGCAGACCCGCGAGCCGCAGCTCCTGCGCCGGCGCGACGGCGAGGAGTTCTCGGTGACCCAGACGGTGACCCCGATCCGCGGCCCCCGCGGGGACACGCTCGGGTCGGTGCTGGTGTTCCGCGACGTGACCGAGACCCGGAGCCTCGCGCGGCGCCTCGCCTACCAGGCGAGCCACGACACCGTGACCGGGCTCCTCAACCGGCGGGAGTTCGAGAACCGCCTGGCCCACGCGCTGGCGGTCGCGCAGAGCGAGTCGCGTCAGCACATCTGCCTCTACATGGACCTCGACCAGTTCAAGATCGTCAACGACACCTGCGGACACGCCGCGGGCGACGATCTGCTGCGCCAGCTGGCGGCGCTCATGCACGGGCGCCTGCGCGAGTCTGACGCCCTCGCACGCCTCGGGGGCGACGAGTTCGGCGTACTGCTCGAGGGCTGCCCGCTGCCCCAGGGCATCGAGATCGCCGAGGCCCTGCGTGCGTCGGTGCGCGACTGCCGGTTCCTGTGGGAGGACAAGACGTTCGAGATCGGGGTCAGCATCGGCATCGTGGCGGTCACGGGCGAGCGCGAGACCGTGGGCAGCATCCTCAGCGCGGCGGACGTCGCCTGCTACGCCGCAAAGGACCTCGGCCGCAACCGGATCCACGTCTACCAGGATTCCGACCTCGACCTGGCGCGCCGCCACGGCGAGATGCAGTGGGTGTCGCGGATCACGCAGGCGATCGGCGAGGACCGGCTCGAGCTCTTCTGCCAGGACATCGTCGCCGTGCAGACCGAGGACAACCTCCGGCACTCGGTGGAGATCCTGGTGCGCATGCGCGACGAGCGCGGCGAGCTGGTCTCCCCGGCGGCGTTCCTGCCGGCGGCCGAGCGCTACAACCTGATGCCGACCATCGACCGGTGGGTGGTGCACCACTGCTTCCGCTGGCTCGCGAGCCAGCCGAGCCTCGAGGGCGTGCTGCTCAGCATCAACCTGTCGGGGACGACACTGAGCGACGACAACTTCCTCGCCTTCATCCGCGAGCAGTTCGAGCGCTTCCGGGTGCCCCACGACACGGTGTGCTTCGAGATCACGGAGACCGCCGCCATCGCCAATCAGGCGACCGCCTCGCAGTTCATCCGGGAGCTGCGGGCGATGGGCTGCTGGTTCGCGCTCGACGACTTCGGCAGCGGACTGTCGTCCTTCGCCTACCTGAAGAACCTCCCCGTCGACTACCTGAAGATCGACGGCAGCTTCGTGCGCGACATGCTCCACGACCCCTACGACCGGGCGATGGTCGCCGCCATCAACGAGGTGGGCCACCGGATGGGGATCCGCACGATCGCGGAATTCGTCGAGAACCGCGAAACGCTGCACGCGCTCGCTGACCTCGGCGTCGACTACGCCCAGGGCTGGGCCCTCGGCAAGCCCGCCCCCCTGCGCGAAGCCTCCGCCGCCGCGTTCCGCGGCGCAGCCGACCAGCAGCTCTCCGCCTGA
- a CDS encoding aminotransferase class I/II-fold pyridoxal phosphate-dependent enzyme: MKIETIAIHGGYMPEPTTRAAAVPIYQTTSYTFDDTQHGADLFDLKVPGNIYTRIMNPTTAVLEQRVAEMEGGVGALAVASGMSAITYAIFTLAEAGDNIVTTSQLYGGTYNLFAHTLPRFGIEARFADYRDVEGIARLIDGRTKAVFCESIGNPAGNVVDFGALAEVAHARGVPLIVDNTVPTPYLCRPLEHGADVVVHALTKYMGGHGTTLGGAIVDGGRFPWAEQRGRFPRMNEPDASYHGVVYTEAFGPAAFIGRARVVPLRNMGAAISPFNSFLILQGIETLPVRMDRHCENALAVARYLQGHPRVSWVRYAGLEDHPDHGVLQRYMGGRAASILSFGILGGAPAGARFIDALRLVVRLVNIGDAKSLACHPATTTHRQLSPAELARAGVTPDLVRLSIGIEHIDDILADIDQALAAA, from the coding sequence GTGAAGATAGAGACGATCGCCATCCACGGCGGCTACATGCCGGAGCCCACCACGCGGGCCGCGGCCGTGCCCATCTACCAGACTACCTCCTACACCTTCGACGACACCCAGCACGGGGCCGATCTCTTCGATCTCAAGGTCCCGGGCAACATCTACACGCGGATCATGAACCCCACCACCGCGGTGCTCGAGCAGCGCGTGGCGGAGATGGAGGGGGGAGTGGGGGCGCTCGCGGTGGCCTCGGGGATGTCGGCGATCACCTACGCCATCTTCACCCTCGCCGAGGCGGGCGACAACATCGTCACGACCTCGCAGCTCTACGGCGGCACCTACAACCTCTTCGCACACACCCTCCCGCGCTTCGGGATCGAGGCGCGCTTCGCGGACTACCGGGACGTCGAGGGCATCGCGCGGCTCATCGACGGGCGCACGAAGGCGGTCTTCTGCGAGTCGATCGGCAACCCCGCGGGGAACGTGGTCGACTTCGGGGCGCTCGCCGAGGTGGCGCACGCGCGCGGCGTCCCGCTCATCGTGGACAACACGGTGCCCACGCCCTACCTGTGCCGGCCCCTCGAGCACGGCGCGGACGTGGTGGTGCACGCGCTCACCAAGTACATGGGCGGACACGGCACCACGCTCGGGGGCGCCATCGTCGACGGGGGCCGCTTCCCCTGGGCCGAGCAGCGGGGGCGCTTCCCGCGCATGAACGAGCCGGACGCCTCCTACCACGGCGTCGTCTACACCGAGGCCTTCGGGCCTGCGGCCTTCATCGGCCGCGCGCGGGTGGTGCCGCTGCGCAACATGGGCGCGGCGATCTCGCCCTTCAACTCCTTCCTCATCCTGCAGGGGATCGAGACGCTGCCGGTGCGCATGGACCGGCACTGCGAGAACGCGCTCGCCGTCGCGCGCTACCTGCAGGGCCACCCCCGGGTGAGCTGGGTGCGGTACGCGGGGCTCGAGGACCACCCCGACCACGGCGTGCTGCAGCGCTACATGGGCGGGCGGGCCGCGAGCATCCTGAGCTTCGGGATCCTGGGCGGGGCGCCGGCCGGTGCGCGCTTCATCGACGCCCTGAGGCTGGTCGTGCGCCTCGTGAACATCGGGGACGCGAAGTCGCTCGCCTGCCACCCGGCGACCACGACCCACCGCCAGCTCTCGCCGGCGGAGCTCGCCCGGGCGGGGGTGACGCCCGACCTCGTGCGGCTCTCCATCGGGATCGAGCACATCGACGACATCCTCGCGGACATCGACCAGGCCCTCGCCGCGGCGTAG
- a CDS encoding TerC family protein — MDWLLQPEAWVALLTLTALEIVLGIDNIIFLSILVGRLPPERRQSARVLGLGLAMGSRIALLLSLTWLMSLTAPIVTVLGHGVSWRDVILIGGGAFLLAKATLEIHNSLEGADEGPKAVQAASFGAVLIQIALIDIVFSLDSVITAVGLVQQVSIMVLAIVVAVLVMMVAAKSISDFIDTHPTVKMLALSFLIVVGVALIGEGFEFHIPRGYIYFAMAFSVVVEMLNLQVRKRAAVPVHLHRQLPES; from the coding sequence ATGGACTGGCTCCTCCAACCCGAGGCCTGGGTCGCGCTCCTGACGCTGACCGCCCTCGAGATTGTGCTCGGGATCGACAACATCATCTTCCTCTCCATCCTGGTGGGCCGCCTGCCCCCGGAGCGCCGGCAGTCCGCCCGTGTGCTCGGCCTCGGGCTCGCCATGGGCTCCCGGATCGCGCTCCTGCTCTCCCTCACCTGGCTGATGAGCCTGACCGCCCCCATCGTCACGGTCCTCGGGCACGGGGTCTCCTGGCGCGACGTCATCCTCATCGGCGGCGGCGCGTTCCTGCTGGCGAAGGCGACCCTCGAGATCCACAACAGCCTCGAGGGGGCGGACGAGGGCCCGAAGGCGGTGCAGGCGGCGAGCTTCGGGGCCGTGCTGATCCAGATCGCCCTCATCGACATCGTCTTCTCCCTCGACTCGGTCATCACCGCGGTCGGCCTGGTGCAGCAGGTCTCGATCATGGTGCTCGCCATCGTCGTCGCGGTCCTCGTGATGATGGTCGCAGCGAAGTCCATCAGCGACTTCATCGACACCCACCCGACCGTGAAGATGCTTGCACTCAGCTTCCTCATCGTGGTCGGCGTCGCCCTCATCGGCGAGGGCTTCGAGTTCCACATCCCGCGCGGTTACATCTACTTCGCGATGGCCTTCTCGGTGGTGGTGGAGATGCTGAACCTCCAGGTCCGCAAGCGCGCCGCGGTGCCGGTCCACCTGCACCGCCAACTGCCGGAGTCCTGA
- a CDS encoding zinc-dependent peptidase, translating into MLARLRRWWQGSRGGEAFEDGEWDSLAGRLPLLEGWSAEDLARLRALAGDFLRRKVIQGAGGLEVDDTMRRLVAVQACVPVLHLGLDGYSGWVSVIVYPDEFVARQEWVDEDGVAHEAERELSGEAWPEGPAILSWTDVELGADGEDWGNVVVHEMAHKLDLLNGEANGMPPLHPGMSRSAWTAAFSSAFEDFSERVERGEEVLIDDYAADDPGEFFAVMSEAFFLHPRDVQETYPEVYGQLVAFYRQDPGRRLGREGRM; encoded by the coding sequence GTGCTCGCGCGGCTGAGGCGCTGGTGGCAGGGATCCCGGGGGGGTGAGGCCTTCGAAGACGGCGAGTGGGACTCGCTCGCCGGGCGTCTGCCGCTCCTCGAGGGCTGGTCGGCGGAGGACCTCGCCCGCCTGCGGGCGCTCGCCGGGGACTTCCTGCGGCGCAAGGTGATCCAGGGCGCGGGCGGCCTCGAGGTCGACGACACGATGCGCCGGCTCGTCGCGGTGCAGGCCTGCGTGCCGGTCCTGCACCTGGGGCTCGACGGGTACTCGGGGTGGGTGTCGGTCATCGTCTATCCGGACGAGTTCGTCGCCCGCCAGGAGTGGGTCGACGAGGACGGCGTGGCCCACGAGGCCGAGCGCGAGCTCTCGGGGGAAGCTTGGCCCGAGGGCCCCGCGATCCTCTCCTGGACGGACGTGGAGCTCGGGGCCGACGGCGAGGACTGGGGCAACGTGGTCGTCCACGAGATGGCCCACAAGCTCGATCTGCTGAACGGCGAGGCCAACGGCATGCCGCCCCTGCACCCCGGGATGTCCCGCTCCGCCTGGACCGCGGCCTTCTCGAGCGCCTTCGAGGACTTCTCGGAGAGGGTCGAGCGGGGAGAGGAGGTCCTCATCGACGACTACGCCGCGGACGACCCGGGCGAGTTCTTCGCGGTGATGTCGGAGGCCTTCTTCCTCCACCCCCGTGACGTGCAGGAGACCTACCCCGAGGTGTACGGGCAGCTCGTGGCGTTCTACCGCCAGGACCCGGGTCGGCGGCTGGGCCGTGAGGGCCGGATGTGA